The region gtcattttgcagggttctggcagtgctcctcctgttcctccttgcacaaaggcggaggtagaggtcctgctgctgggttgttgacctcctatggcctcctccacgtctcctggtgtactggcctgtctcctggtagcgcctccaggctctggacactacgctgacagatgCAGCAAACctccttgccacagctcacattgatgtgccatcctggatgagctgcactatctgagccacttgtgtgggttgtagagtccgtctcatgctaccaggagtgtgaaagcaccaccaacattcaaaagtgaccaaaacatcagccagaaagcaaaggtactgagaagtggtctgtggtccccacctgcagaacctctcctttattgagtgtgtcttgctaatcgccaaagatttccccctgttttttccatttacccaacagctgtgaaactgattgtcaatcagtgttgcttcctaagtggacagtttgatttcacagaagtttgatttacttgggagttatattgtgttgtttaagtgttccctttatttttttgagcagtgtattttactattattttgaacatgcctttttaaataatgattcaaGTACAGAGATTCAGCAGCATGTAACTCATGACTGTTGCTCTGCCACAGCTACTAGTAAATAACCTCTTCCGAAAACAGTAATAATTGCACCAGTTAGCAATATGTGACAGCAATTAATCAAAACTTATGAGGAAGACCAGAtagctgaaaagtgtggaaaAGACTAGTCTAGCagattgaaaaccatgcagtTAAGTAGAAAATCTTTCATTTGGCAATACCCTTGTTGCCTGCTTAGAAATTTAATCTTGCTGGCAATCATTTTGCTTGAGTTTTTTAGGCTAGTCTTAATTTCCAGTGTTTAACAATAATATTCACTCTCTAGATTTTATTTGGAGATCTACTTTACATGATGCTAAAGGGTGTTTGTGTGTTAGAAGACCAAAGGTTAGCATCTTTGCTGCTAAATGAAACCCTAATTCAAAGCAAATAAACCTGTTCCTCTGAATTTCTTTAGTTGGAAGTAGAAAAACTCAGCAAGTGTGAGCAACAGGCTTACTGACAGCCAATGCTAATGCTAATCGAAGTACAAGGCTTGCATTTCTGAAAAACATGGTGCCACAACAAATAAGGCAATTCAGACTTGACAAGACATTGAAATTTGAGCACCAACACTGTGGAAGACTGATAATTGGGACAATATAGCTCCGAAAAGATTTTGCGGTTCAggtaaatgtttgaaaaacatcTACAGATTGCTGACCAAGCAGGCCCCTCAATAAGAAACCGTATGCTGTGATGGCGAACATTGCTGTCAACATTGAAAGATCTCTCCCAAGCCTGAAAAGACATgtgaaaattatttgaaaaccaCACAGCTTTGAGGAGCAGAGATGGGCTCAAAAATCATGAGTGCTGGAAAAACATCTCATTTGGGACTCTTTCATAATCCCAAAAGAAAATGTTGTAGTAACTCCTATCTAAGGTTCTCCAAAGATGGCGACAGCTGTGGGCAAAAAGGACTTCCTGTAGCAGTCTGTGTTGCAGCACATCTGAACCTCTGGCAGGAAACGCTCTATTGTGttacagtctcatgaagaggatactCAGAGCTGTCCCAATATAATCATTGTAAGAAGAACCCTTCTATGCAGAATCATCTCAAGATACTCTAGAACAGTcagtcttctttatcagctttaaGTAACTGGATCCACTATCCCTCTGGTTGTGATAGTGGATGGAGCTTAAAATATTGCACCTTCAAATATGTTTTCTGCTTTCATGTGAAAAAAACGAgatgtattttcatttaaacaggaAGCTAAAAATCAATCTCTTAAATGTagaaaaacatcacaaaaaaaacaaaagacaagatTTCACTTTTTAATTCAATATGACATTTACATCGAAAGCAAGGCGAAGATTAAACAAATCTCAAATAATGAAAAGCTTCAGATCATAATTAAATcagaatattttacatttatgggACAAGAGCTTTAATTGGAGGAGAAAAGAAACACTCCCTGCCAAGGATCATACATTGTACATACGCTTTTAATTGGTTTTAAAAAAGAAGGTCAGGAAAAGATGTAGACCCTGACAAATACAAACCACAagcactgtttttattttcactaaATGCCAGGAAACATAGGATGTGTAAAAAtttataacaaaacaaaacaaaagcccATTAAGAACGTTTCCTAAGTATTCATGGTGATATCTGGGTGCCTTCTATCCCAGTAAATCAGATGTATATCAGATGAACCACAACTGCATTTATCCAGCCaataacagaacaaaaacaatgtattaATAACCCTCTCTTATTTAGATATAGACattttttggttatttattaaataacccCTACACATTTGTGGTTCACCTTGTTTATAGGCAGCGGAGTCAGGTTCAGGGTAAAGGTGGGCGTGCTCTTCAGCTTCTTCCTCCACAAGGTATTCCAGCTTCCCCTGCAGAGCAAAACGGCCACAATGTCCAACGTTAGCAAAGGTCCCAGCAACATGGGCTTATAGCAAAGATGGCCAGCTATGCAGGCAATAGTTTATCTGCTGGTCAAATGTATTAATTTGTTCGTGGGGGGAAATGTAGATCATATTAACAGAGaataaggcaaaaaaaaaaactttttttatactTTGGCATTAAAAGTTCCAGGTTTTGAATGCATTTGACAatttaatgtcatgtttttctcatctaactttGGTATATTTTACCTGCTTTACATCTACAAACTttgcaatattttaaaactagtgacaaaccaaaaaaatattCCTTTCACCAGAGTGGAAATGTGCCTGACATGTAGCATAATTAGAgccataataataatactgtGGACATGTCAGTGACAATTTCAGCCAATGGCAAAAGGATATCAAGGTTGTCTACATCTCAGAATTCCTTCAAATAACTCTTCTTCCCCCAACATGTTGCCAAATACAGAAGCAAAGCAGACAATTAACAGTGGATACATGTTCTAAAGATGTAGCTACTTGTTTTTCAGACAGGCAACAGCATTCATAAATGGATGTGGGTAGAGAAAGGAGTACCTGGGGTGAGTACCTGCACAGTTTGACAGTCAGAGTATCCAAGATTTTTAATTTGCCCTTTTTCTCATGTGGTCTCGCTCACAACACCAACGCTGTGTGAGGTATAGAAGTCAGCTGCAATTCATCCGATAAACCCTACACCTCCAGTTAGTGTCATTAAGACCCCCCCCAGGAGctacaacccccccccccccaaggaAAAACACAGTGCATGGCATTATCAGGCACAGTAAGCTGGAGAATAAATCCATGGCATTTGATCTTCACGTTACAGCTTCAATATGAAAACGTTGTGTTTACACATGCGTTTGGGCAAGTTTCCCAGGATTACATGTTAACATGTAGAAACACAGCTACTTAACTTCCTCCCTggatgaaaaaaacagcaattactACGTTTTcctgtttaaagtaaaaaatataatttcataaaaagtaaaaacatgtaTATACAGCTAGAGAAAATTTGACTGGATaactgttttctgttatttcttccacaaagtgaaataaaacatcTATAAGGATCAAAAACTGATACAAAACGAGGGGTACCTCTGGGCATGTTTGCTCAGGGCTACACTGGCCTTTCCCTCTTGGCTTTGTGTGAATGTTTTCTACTTTCTTCTCATTCATCAGGCCTAGTCCTTCATCTTCAGTGCATACTTACGATGCACTAATCAAAAACAGGATAAAGATATTTGCATATAGTATATATGACAAAAATCATAGGCATTGAACTAAACATAAACAAGGTGGGAAACGGAAGGGGCGGAAAGGGAGGGGAAAGGGAGGTAGGAGGCTTGAAGGAAAGGGGAGAGAGTGTGAAAGGGTAGGTCGAGAGCCAGGGGGAGTGAAGAGGAGGATGCACTTACCTGAGCCTGATCTGAGGTCCTATCAGATCAGTTTTAATTGGACTGAGTGTCACCTTCAGATTGGAGGAGCTCTTGCTGGCCGTTAAGCAGAGGGGAGGAGGAGGCAACCTCGGTCTGCATGGGTTCCGGCTCCGACGAAGCTTTAATGGTGGCTGCATCACTTTCTTTCTTAGAGCTGCTCTTCTCCTCTGTCGCTGTATGGTctgaaaaaacattacaaatgtTTATGCATTCATAAGCTtaacactttttacaagtgCAAATCAAAAAGCCTTTGgatattatgtgatagaccaatatagcacataattatgaagtagaaggaaagtgATAAAtggtcattttattttgttttacagatttaAACCAGAAACGTGTGGCATGCATCATTATATTCAGTTCCACATGTTACATCTATAAGCCCACTGGAGTATATCGCAACCAGATTGGCACCTTTAGAGATTAAAATGTATGATCATTCTTATGTGCAAAACAGCTCCAGCTCAGTTAGACTGGATGGTGAACAGTCTTCCCACAAAGTCTCAATGAGGTTTagggctggactttgactgggccattcattCTAACATgcaaatgtgctttgatctaaaccatcctaATGTACTGCTTGCTATATGTTTAGGGCCTTAACACTTTTGCAGTCTATAACAGGTTTTCTGTCGGAATCTACCTGTATTAAGCTACAAGTATGTTTCCATTAACAACCAGATCTCCACGTCccggctgaagaaaaacatctccacaCCATGAAGCTGCCCCCACCGTGTTTAACAGTGGGAATTGCACCACTCATGTCCTTTTGCATGCTGGCCAAGTTACATTTTGGGTTTACTTGACCAGAGCAAAAGCTTCCATGtttgaatcattttcctttcaattCACAGATGTGAACCACTTTTGTTGCACTCACTTTCAATCCCAAAACGTTAAACTtgcatttgtggttgtaacatgacaaaatgtcaaaGTTTGAAGAACATCCTAGACACTTATAAGAAGCTGAGGAAAACAAGTTCTTACCTTTGTCTTTTGATGACCGCTCTTTGTCTTTCTCCCTTCCTTTGTCTCTGTTTCTTTCTCTATCCCGGTCCCTGTCTTTTTCTCTGTCCTTGCTGCGGCTTCGGTGGCGGTGAGACTTGCGCTCTGAGCTGCGCGACCTCCTCCTGTCGCGGCTGCGGGAGCGACGTTTTCTGTCAGTGCGCTCACGACTGCGCCTCCTCTCTCTGTCGTGGCTCCTAGAGAAAGAAGAAcaaagttgaagaaaaaaatctgatgcTTGTTTAAAGCAAGTTTCACTATAATTTTCTCACTGTGACCTAACAATAACTGCTCCTTCATGCTGCAAAAAATTatagagaaaaaaagatttttttatttcagaattgctgtaaattcaaattttattaATCTAGTTTGAAGTTGGCGATTGGGTAAAACGTCTGCAGTACTGTGCTAAAAACCTTTTTAGGATGTTAAATCACATATATACACTGAGTTGAAAAAATTGGAAGAGGCATCATTAAACCTGCCATACCTGCTGCGTTTACGTTCCCTATCCCGGTCTCGGCTCCTAGACCTCCGATGGTCACGGGATCTGCTCCGTTTCTTGTCTGAAGCTCGGCTGGAGTGGCGACTGTTGGAGTGGCTCCGCTTTGCTCTTCTCTCACGGTCCCGGTCCCGCTCCCTATTGCGCTCTCGGTCTCGCTCCCTCTCACGCTCCCGCTCTCTCTCGCGTTCTTTCTCCTTTTCCCGTTCCttctccttttcctcctcctctttgcgCTTCTTCTCCCTCTCCTCCCTCTCGCGCTCTCGCTCTTCTCTGTCCCGTTTGAGAGCAGGGCTTTCATCTGAAGGTTCCTCAGAGCGACGACGGAGTTTTTCCTGAGAAAGAATCCCCAATTGAGCAAAAGCCAACGTCAGACAGCGCTCATTAAATATCTTAGATGTgcaattctcagaaacaaatgcaaaataaacCATTCTGTTACCTTGAGCTCCTCTACAGTAGATTTGATCTTGGCGTAGCCCATATGCTGTTTGCCCATTAAGTGGTCATCCACTCGGGATTGTGCATCACCCACAATGAGGAAGGCCCCACACACCTCACACACCTCCATCTGTTTCTCCTGAGCTGCAAAGCTCTCAATAGTCTAAAGAAAACACCAGATTTGTTTCAGCTCATATCAAAACATACAACATAATAAGGAACTGGTTTTCAAGCAGTCACCTTCATTTGTCTTAAGAAagaatatttcacatttttccattttacaTTGATGTATTTGAACACATAGGTTAACTCATTACTGCAAACAAGCAGTATTACACAAGCAGCACCTACTATCTTGAGAAGCGTCAGTAGGCCGATTAGCCGGTGTTAGCTGACTCACCGAGGGGGTGGAGCTGAGCATCTCCCTctcctccttcagctgctccacaAGCTTCATCATTCCCTGAGCTTCCTCGACACGTCCCTCTGACCCCAGTTCCTCAATCTAAGAATAAGGGCCATGTTGCAGTTTAGTGGCACAGAAAACAAGAATTCTTGGTCATCTATAAAAATTCTGTTTTAGACTTTAGGATTTCATCAAACAACGATTTATTTTAATGCAAGTTCTTATGTAAATTAcaactgtgaaataaaaaaggaacacacaaaaaatatatacattgcATTGTGCCGTTTTTACTAACTTTAGCAGacatttatgtaaaatataacAGATGACGTGAACGTACAACAATACTAAGCTCTAAAACAACATTCTTTGGTGTGGAAGTAGTTACTGCAGGATAAAAACTCAAACAGCCATTGagggattttaaaatgaaaaaaggagCACAGAGttgtcagaaactgaattttctaTGACATGGCGAAACGTCCACCATTTTCAGCGAGaacaagactttcagcagataacaggaaggtcaAAACTGTTAAAAGCAAATGTGCTTCATTTTATCTTGTTTAAGGATTCACTCTACGCCAgtaatgaaacattttagatttgGAAACAGCAGCCTTTTAGAAGAAGTGATTCTCAGCCTGTGTAACTGAACCCCCTTTAAAGCTTAGGCATATGTTTGAACATTAGTGATTTGTCGCCACAAACGAAACGACTCTTAGAGCCGGCTCTTTGAAGTGAACGACTGGAGCcctcttaattttttttcttaaaaatatacACGTGATTGGACAATATGCGTATCGTCGCCTCTGTCTACACGAGCAGACATGTGGAGGGTCAGCAGTTTTACACATTGGCTGACTAATTGACAGTGGGTGTGGCCAGCATCTACCATGAGCGAGGCTGCTGCTACAATTAATGGAGTCTGATCAATGTTGCTCTGTAGTATGGTGTTCACAGTTAGTATATTTATTAACTGGTGGTTGCTTGGTTTATGAAACACTGGATTCAAACCAATAAGAAGACTCTGGGTCTCCTAGGATCTGGGTTGCGTTGCCCTTTAAactaataatacattttgtgtGTATATTCATGCTAATGTGAGCAATAATTCAATCAACAAAAACCTTAAGAGCCATTCAGGGAGCTGAAAGAGCTGGCTCTTTTAAAAAAGTTGAACCAAAGGAACCGGTTCTCTAAATGGAGCCAGAGTTCCCATGACTACTGCACATAGATGGGCGCATTAAATGTGAGAGAAAAATTGAtctcttaaagagaaatcataTTGCTAAAAACATTACTGAGATATTGAAATATAAAGATTATAAAATCATCCTCAACATTCTGACCAATACATCTCAAACAAATATCAATATCTGTCAACAAATTAGTTACAAACCTGTACTACCAGGTCTTCTATCTTCTCGGTTAGAACTTTTACTTTCTCTTCATTCTTTCCAGATGGACCAGGGCCCTGGgggaataaaaacacaatatatCAGACACATGACGCATTTGTTTTTCTGGAGATTTCACAATAGGTAACGTGCATGTtggtttgaaaaaacaaaaatttacaaACCCCGGCATTTTGTTGAGCTTGGGAAAGTGCAAGCCGAGCATGCCCTCTACGAATCCGCcgctccacttctgccaggagagACTGTAGATACCGCAGGAAGTCTCGCTCGTAGCCTTCTTTCATAAACCGAGAGCTTTTCTCATACCTGTGATGAAGAAGCAGTGTATCAGGTCAAAACATTAACATgggggaaaaaatgaaaaatacattgTAAAATCTTAAGTAGAACTTACAATTTCCTTAGATTTTCATCATGGATTTTCTCACAAGGACCTGCAACAAAATAGAAATCGCTCATTATCCTATACTAAAGATGAGATCTAGTACTGAATTAAATCATACTGTTTTACATATCCTTACCCAAGTCAGAGCGTGTGTTTGTGAATAGCTCAGCTGGACAGAAGCCACACAAATAGTATCGACAGACcttaacagaaaaacagaaatattaacaCCTTTTCCGTACTTTATTAAAGGACAAAGGTTTCATTAAAGTCAAAAACCATTCCGACACTGTGCTCAAGAGCATTTCAGTATGACCGATGCATTCACTACATGCATTCTGAATGAGAAGTGAGCACCTTTGACCTGTACAACTCAATAAACAAAGTAACATGTAAaggaatgctttaaaaaaataggTAGCTGGTTTTGTTTAACTTCACTCAGGATCTATTCAGTAGTCAGTAACTTGCATCAAATTTCTCTAACAATAAGAATGTGTCTCTAACTTTATTAAAGGCAAAATATCAAAGAGACTAAGCATCAGCAGATTTCTGAAGTGAGAAATATAACTAATCTAATATAGCTAAAGATGAGTGGAGAACAAACTAATTGTAATATACTtttttgcttcctggcacaacTTTCTCAATTGCTGTTTTTACAGCTgtgttattaaaatgtattctacAGTAACGAATGTGGTACTTTTACTGAATAAAGGACTATAGCAAGTCAATTAATTGACATTTATTCTGAAGAAGTTTCATGtcaatatctaaaaaaaaaatgaaactaagAATTTTCTGTGACTTGGGTAGTAACAACGTTTAACTGGTTTCATTGTAAATTGACTTTCTGTGTAAATTGAAGGAAGCAAATTACCTTTAAATGTTCACTTTAAAACAATGtagatctatttttttttaaactacagaAGTAATCTCATTATTAGAAGGTTATTTTAATGATGAAAATAATTGAGACTCAACTCTAATGAGACTTTGGCGAACGTACTAGTTTGGACAGCACAGCTATAACAAGTGTACATGCGGGGTAAACGTGAAACCAACACGCATTTTGATACATTTACATGTATCCTAAAGTGTTAATCTACACACTACAGAAAGCCAAAAATATTACACTCGATCAAATttgttttatagttttgttGAAAGCAGCTGTTAACAAACGCGTTGCCATCCTTCATTGTGATCTGTTGGCCTAGCTTAACCGTTAGCAAATTAACGTTAATTCCGTTAACACGCGTTCCTGCACCGCAAAGTGTCCGCCAGgacttctttaaaatattataaatgaAGCCTGATGCGAAGACTCCTGGTGGTGAAGGCACTTGACTCCCAAATGTCATGTAGCATATTAGATACCACACGCTGCTTAAAGCATGTTAGCTTATCACTTCTCCGAAGCTAACGTTAGCTACAATGCTAACTTACGCTCTCGTTGTCCCATCGTACGTTGGACCTTTTCTCATCAGGGGCCAAGTTTCTGTCTCGGCCCATTAACTCATCGAGTAACTGGGCTGCAGACAGCATTTTGTTGGAACAGCGTTGCCTTCTTTCGGAGTATAACAGTATATCTCTCTATCCCGAAAAGCCTATTTATGCCAAGTACCAGACAAAGTAGTTCTAACCAAAATGGCAGACGCTGTGGCAACAACGCCCGCTCACGACTCAAGTACGAAAGACGTCAGTCTGAACCGGATGCAAATCCGCTGCAGCGTTGACTCCCACAGTTACAAGCAAAAGTCTTCAATCAACTATTGCCTGTTCAGTTTATTACTGCGcaggtgaaataaaataaaaaaaataaaactacacaGTTCAATACAATATGTTTTCACTATACAAACATTTTGTGGCCCGTGAGGACTTCCAACTTGATAATGTTGGCCTTTATGGTGATTTGTTTCGACATCACTGTTATAGACACAAGCCTATATTAGGTGTTTAATTGATCAAGTTATCTGCTCAGGTAACCAAcctgaaaatatttccaaaacatGCTATTTTTTGTTCGTTTTGTTACAAATTTGTAAGTAACGGAAAAGACAAGtaaccttctttcagccagctggctGGCAGTGAGTATCAATAGGTGGGGAGGGGCAGAACAGCATTACTCTATGCTCCACCCCATGCCTACTTAGAGCAATTGCTGCCCTGTTAGTTCAATTTTGTAGTGGTAATTTACAAGAAATGCCACCTTAAAGCACTTGATAAAACAAGGTAGGCGTTCAGTTACAAGgatagaaaaaataataataattctgaAGGCCATTCTGATAGCCTGAAGAACCAATGATTGACATTACAATACATTAATGGAGAAAACTTGGAACAATGGCAAACCTTTCCAGGAAAAAGTTACTCCAAGAATGCATCAACGACTCCTTCATAAAGGAACCACAGTTAAAGTCGGTGTTCGTGCTTCaacaatatgaaataaatagactggacaaaaatggcatccatggaagagttccatatgcaaaaaaaaaaaaaaaacatcttcacaaTCTTGAAGACTTTTGGGAAACCTCGTGTTGATTATCGAGACAAACATTGAACTTTTTAGAAGGCGTGCGTCCTCTCACATCTTGTGTAAAACAGACAAATAACATCATattgacagtcaaacatggttaTTATAGTGTGATTATACTGGACTTTTTTGCTACTTGGGTACCTTGAAGATTTGCCATAAATGATGTAACCATGAATTACATATCAGCCCTAAAATCCTCAAGAAACATTTCTGACCTTTAGTTTGGGACCTTAAGCTCAATGCATGCTGGATATGCAATGACAGCGATCCAAAACACACCCGTAAGTCCACCTCTGACtagtcaaaaaacaaaacgaaGGTTCTGAAATAGACTTGTCAAAGTCTAAACTTAACAGACTAAACAAAGTTCCTCCACCAAAGACTAATAGCCCAACACTGCGGACATTTGATTGCACTTGTTGCCACCATTGATGGCACAACCAGCTATTATGTTTAGGgagaaattactttttcatataTGGCCAGGCTAGTTCAGACAACTGTTTTCCCCCAATGAATAGAATCCTCATTTGAAAACAGGTTTTTTCTGGTATTTAGATTGGGTTGTTGACCCTAAATATTTAGGTGAGACAAAATTCAAAAACTGAACTCTGTAAatggcaaatactttttcagtgTACTGTATGCAAATCTTCAGTTTCTGTAAAGGGCCATGGCAGACGTACAAAACATGTagccattattattattttttgtttattaataataataataataataatatatatatatgtataggacaaacaaatatatatatttgtttgtcCTATGTTTtgaagtctttaattttgtttaccATTTGAGTCCGTTTTGTGTcatgttcattttcttttcgTTTGGTCAGTTTAGCCCTAATCTAAAGTTCAGGCTTGTCTTCAAGTGTCCTaatcatgttttcatttaagTAGTTTTGGTAATTGCTTTgaactatgttttttttttaatcacttttgTGTCAAACTGTGCTTgatgacatttttattatatCCTTTTATGTCTATTCTGTATCTCTAATCCCATTGTGCCCCTGCCTGGTTAGA is a window of Girardinichthys multiradiatus isolate DD_20200921_A chromosome Y, DD_fGirMul_XY1, whole genome shotgun sequence DNA encoding:
- the LOC124863745 gene encoding luc7-like protein 3, giving the protein MLSAAQLLDELMGRDRNLAPDEKRSNVRWDNESVCRYYLCGFCPAELFTNTRSDLGPCEKIHDENLRKLYEKSSRFMKEGYERDFLRYLQSLLAEVERRIRRGHARLALSQAQQNAGGPGPSGKNEEKVKVLTEKIEDLVVQIEELGSEGRVEEAQGMMKLVEQLKEEREMLSSTPSTIESFAAQEKQMEVCEVCGAFLIVGDAQSRVDDHLMGKQHMGYAKIKSTVEELKEKLRRRSEEPSDESPALKRDREEREREREEREKKRKEEEEKEKEREKEKERERERERERERDRERNRERDRDRERRAKRSHSNSRHSSRASDKKRSRSRDHRRSRSRDRDRERKRSRSHDRERRRSRERTDRKRRSRSRDRRRSRSSERKSHRHRSRSKDREKDRDRDRERNRDKGREKDKERSSKDKDHTATEEKSSSKKESDAATIKASSEPEPMQTEVASSSPLLNGQQELLQSEGDTQSN